GTTTGAGTTTTGCCTTTTCTTTTTGATCATACTTTTGGACAATGCCCTCATAGCCATCATTTTTTTTGGCCGATCTCCCATATCTTTGATTGCAAAACCATTGCCAAGTGTTTAGTGCTTGCTCTTTAGTTAACCCTTGGTCATGAATAATTAATCGCTCCAACTCTTCAAAGCTGTAATATTTTATGATTTCATGTAAACGATTCTTGCTACAACCATACTCATTGATGTGGCATTCATGCATGAACTGAGCAAATCTTGACTCACCAATTTGATTTTTTAACAAAGCAAGAAAGACCATATCATTAAGCTGTTCTTGGCTGTAAGAAATCTCCTGGCTGCAAGGAAAAGTTGTTTGATTTGACGAGGATGCAAAAAACCCAGATTTGCTTGAAGAAGCCTTGCTTTCTGAAGAGCCCTCAAAAGACTGCGAGTAAGAAAAGTTGCCGCACGAAGCAGTTGTTTTATGGGGCGATTCTTTTGAAAAAGTTGTAAAGGTCATAATCAAAGACAAAAGATACAGATTTTTTTGTGCGAAAAATTTTTTCATGATGCCTCCATATAATCTAAGACGTACAATGATTGTAAGCCTTTATTTATTGTCAGACTATGAAATTCTAAAAGATTTTATTTGAGATTAAGGTTTTCTTCTTTAATATCACGCTCTCTTGGCGTAATAGCCCCAGACATTAAAAATGTTTTAGCAAATCTCTCTTCTTCGTCCACCTCAAGATAAGAAATATGCCTATTTTTACCATCGGCAGAGGAAACAGCGGCTATTCTGGCATAGATATCATAAAGCAAAGCTGAAGACCGTGAAGATAAATCTCCTTTCAGAACACAGCCATCCAAAGAAGCCAGAACAGGCATTACAGAAATCAAACAGAACATAGATAATACTTTTTTCATAAAATACTCCCAAATCTTTTTTACCCACTAACCCTAAAATTAGAGTTGCATAAAAATAATCGGGAACTCAAGAAAAAAAGATCGCAACGTCTTTTTATTCAGCCCATAGCTGTCTTTTAATATTTAATACTCTTTCTTGCTCTACTTACCTTGGATAAATTGTTTTTATTTTTACGCCATCAAGCAAAGGGTGAAACATTGCAGCATTTCTAATCCTTATCAGCTCAACTCTTAAAACATAATTAGCTAATTTTAAATCTATCCAGTCAGAATGAACCATGTTTTCATATTCATCAGCTATTTGTTGGTCTTTTTTTATTATTTTTAAAAGATTTTTTAAACTGTCTGCGTTCTGATTTTCTATTCCAAGATCAGAAACCAATGAAATTATATCTTTATCGTTTGTGATAAAAGCAGAGAACTTGCCCCACTTTTCACACATTTGCCGATGAAAGAAAAAAACATCATTATTCAAACGATACATCTTGAGATAGATATATAAATCACAAATCGTTTGATAATCTTTTTCAAGCTCTTCAAGCGATAAAGCCTTATTCTTTTTTGCTTTTTTCATAGCCTTTTTAAGAATTTTTCTATCAGATCTAAGCGATTTCATTAAAACATCTGAGCTTCCATCAAGCTGTAAAAACAAATGACCCATTAAATCTGACTCAAGCAGCTGATAATTTTCTTGCATAGAAATAAATAGCTCAAAAGAGTTTTTATATTTACGTTGAACCTCTTGAGCCGTTAGTTTTGCAGCTTGCATAGAGCTACAAAAAACTAAAATGCTTACAGAAAAAAGAAACATTTTTTTAAAATAAAACTGACTAGTTTTTTTACGCACGTATGCCCCCAAAGGCGATTAATTTTAAACTTAAAAAGTTATAACAATACTCGCCAAGTATAACAAAGGACACCTTTTAATCAAAACAACAACTTGAAAAATCAGCAACTTAATGCACCAAAATACAAATTATATGAAAACACTTGAATAACGAATGTAAAAGTTATTAGCATCTGCATATATTTTTAACCTTTTTTTGAGACATAAAAACAATGAGAAAAATATTTATTTTAAGCTCTTTGCTCTTCTTTCAGTCATCTATTAACCCAGCGCAAGCACCAATAGATGAAGGGTATTTATTTAGAATTGGAACCCAGCACAGAGCGCACAAACACTTTACCCTCAGCAGTGCTCAGCAGCTAACAATTAACGATATGGTAGATGATACTATTCTTACCGCAGAAACTGATGACTCTAGAGATCCAAACGAGCAAGAATCAAGAATTGCAATTATACAAGAACAAGATTCAGGGCTTTGGCTTGTTGACTTTGCAACTATTCAGCCTCAAACATTTGCTTTTACTACAAAAGAAAAGGCTCAAGACTTTACCCTAAACTTCTTAACACAATCATCTAACGATAAAAAAGAACAGGAAATAAAAGATAAAGCAAACCGAATTAACGCAAAACGACAGCGATTAAAAACACAGAAGTATCGCATCGGAAATAGACCATAAAACTAGGATTTATACATAATTGCTTCTTGAATATGCTGACTTTCAATTTTTTCAAAACCTTCAACATCGGCAATCGTACGAGCAATTTTTAAAGTTTTATGATAACCACGCATGCTTAAATTTAATTTGGTAAACGCTTTTTGCATCAAGGCCTCAGCCTCATCAGTTAAAATACAGTGCTGAGAAATCTCTTGAGCTGTCATAAGCCCATTTGATTTTGCCTCGACTCCAAATCGCTTTTGCTGAGCTTCAAGCGCTTTTTGTACGCCAACTTTTAAAAATGCAGAGCTGATCTCATCAACGCCTTTTTCTCTTGTTGCATCAAGGTAGCTTACCGCCTGAACAGAAACTCGAATGTCTATTCGATCAAGAAGTGGCCCTGATAGCTTTTCTTGATACTTTTGAATTTGACCTTGTGAACAAATACAAGTCTTTGTACTGTCACCAAGATATCCGCAAGGACATGGATTTAATGCCGCAACAAGCAAAAAGGATGCCGGATACTGAACTGACTGTTGCACTCGAGCAATTTCAGCGACTCGATTTTCTAGCGGCTGACGAAGCGCCTCAAGAACATCTCTTTTAAACTCTGTCATTTCATCTAAAAATAAAATTCCATGATGAGCAAGGCTTACCTCTCCAGGCTTTGGAAAAGCTCCTCCACCAATTAAACCAGCCTGAGAAACAGAGTGGTGTGGGCTTCGAAAAGGACGTTGAACAATTAAAGACTTATTTCCAAGTTTTCCGCTAATGGAGTAAACCTTAGTCGTATCAATAATTTCATCAAATGTCATATCTGGCATGATGGTCAACAGTCTTTTTGCAAGCATTGTTTTTCCAGAACCTGGGGGTCCAGAAAAAAGCACATTATGCCTACCTGCAGCAGCTATTTGAAGTGCGCGCTTGGCCCATGCTTGGCCTTTTACATCAGAGAAATCAAGCTCTTGTGTTTTTTGCGCTGCTATAAATTCTGAAACATTTGTTTTGGTTGCTGTAATTGAAGATTCACCGTTTACATAGTGAATTAATTCAATCAAGCTACCTACGCCTACCACTTCTACGCCATCAATAAGTGCTGCTTCTTGCGCATTTTCTTTAGGCAAAATAAGACGCTTTTTACCCAGACGTTTTGCATCACAAGCAATAGCAAGAGCACCTTTAATTGCATTGATTGTGCCATCAAGTGATAGCTCACCAATGATAATTGTTTCGTCTAAAAACTCTTGAGGGAGATGAATCATTTTTCCCGCCTTTAAAATGCCAAGCGCAATAGGCAGATCAAACAATGTTCCTTCTTTTTTTAAATTAGCAGGAGCAAGGTTAACGGTGATTTTTTTTTCTGGCATGCGAAAACCAGAATTTTTCAAAGCAGTAAGTACTCGTTGTCGACTTTCTTTAATTGCAACATCTGGCAATCCAACAATGAAAAAGTTTATAAGTCCGTAGGCTAAGTCAACTTCAACATCAACCTGGTGAGCATTGACTCCAATGGTGGTCGCAGAAAAAATTTTTGTATGCATAAAAAGATCTAATTTTTTTGAATTTTGTGTAAACTACTACATTAAATAACTCAGAACTACTCGCATGAAAATAAAGATATCATTTTTAATGCATTTAGAAAAGTTATAATTGCAAAAAACCCAATACCATAACAGTTTTTTCAAGAAGCGACCATCAATTAGCGACCATCAATTAAGGATGACAAACAATGAAAAAAATATTTCAATTTTTATTACTATCTTCAGCTTACTGCGTCCAACTTCAAGCACCTCTTGCAAAAGGTGATCCAAGCGCTGCAACCGGTGAAACATTTAGTTTCGATATTGGCTTTGCAAAGTTTGGTTATAAAGCAGAATTAACAACAGCTCGTTTATGGACCGCTTCTGGTGACCCTGCAATGAGCAGCTACCCTGATACAGTCAAACCATACGGCCTTAGCTACACTGAGCAACTTGCTTCATACGTGCCATCAATAATTGTCCCTATCGCCATTCCAATGGCAAACGAAGAAGATGCAACCGTTTATTCTTTTGACGGAACAAAGGTAAATGCAAATTCCATAGCAAACCCAATCTGGGGAGCTCAATTTTTGCAGTTTGATGTAGCCTCAGAAAAACCTGTTTTTGTCGTAGCAACAGATCCAGGTAAAGTTTATGCCGTGCAAGATTTAGCAAGGTATACAACGCAAACAGATACCCATAAAAACATAACCAGTCTTTTACTTTATGATTTTGGAGCTGGACAAAACGTTGCAGCACTTTTAGCTTCGCTGCAAAGTTTTTACGTCGCTCACTCAGCTGCCTCTTTTGGCACAGATAGTTCATCAAAAATAGCTCTGCTTGAAAGAAAATTTAGCGGCAGCATGCCTTATTTAAGCAAGCTAGCAGATACTGCTATTTCTACTTCAACATCAGCACTTACAACTGGAGGAGCTGACCTTGCAGCCCTTGGAACAAGCATAACAATTGCATCTTTATTTAAGTTTCAACAGCCATACATTGGCGTTGATGCCACAGCTGGAGCAACTGGTTGCGCCGTTGCGCTCACGAGCGCACGCCTCACTGCAATAACTC
This is a stretch of genomic DNA from Candidatus Dependentiae bacterium. It encodes these proteins:
- a CDS encoding YifB family Mg chelatase-like AAA ATPase, with product MHTKIFSATTIGVNAHQVDVEVDLAYGLINFFIVGLPDVAIKESRQRVLTALKNSGFRMPEKKITVNLAPANLKKEGTLFDLPIALGILKAGKMIHLPQEFLDETIIIGELSLDGTINAIKGALAIACDAKRLGKKRLILPKENAQEAALIDGVEVVGVGSLIELIHYVNGESSITATKTNVSEFIAAQKTQELDFSDVKGQAWAKRALQIAAAGRHNVLFSGPPGSGKTMLAKRLLTIMPDMTFDEIIDTTKVYSISGKLGNKSLIVQRPFRSPHHSVSQAGLIGGGAFPKPGEVSLAHHGILFLDEMTEFKRDVLEALRQPLENRVAEIARVQQSVQYPASFLLVAALNPCPCGYLGDSTKTCICSQGQIQKYQEKLSGPLLDRIDIRVSVQAVSYLDATREKGVDEISSAFLKVGVQKALEAQQKRFGVEAKSNGLMTAQEISQHCILTDEAEALMQKAFTKLNLSMRGYHKTLKIARTIADVEGFEKIESQHIQEAIMYKS